In Hemiscyllium ocellatum isolate sHemOce1 chromosome 2, sHemOce1.pat.X.cur, whole genome shotgun sequence, a single window of DNA contains:
- the ndufb6 gene encoding NADH dehydrogenase [ubiquinone] 1 beta subcomplex subunit 6 — protein sequence MPLGYTPDEKARFQQLVKLRRQWLKDQELSPREPVLPPESKGPVARFWDGFLQPRSLWRVYTYKTCFAGWWTLTRLLIPAWIIHYYVKYHVATKPYGIVSVKPRIFPGDRILETGEVIPPMQEDEYNGHH from the exons ATGCCGCTGGGTTACACGCCCGATGAGAAGGCCCGGTTCCAGCAGTTGGTGAAGTTGCGTCGCCAGTGGTTGAAGGACCAGGAGCTGAGCCCACGTGAACCCGTCCTCCCGCCCGAAAGCAAAGGGCCCGTGGCCCGGTTCTGGGATGGATTTCTGCAGCCGCGGAGTCTCTGGCGAGTTTAT acCTACAAGACATGCTTTGCTGGCTGGTGGACGTTGACTCGGTTGTTGATTCCTGCCTGGATTATTCACTACTATGTGAAGTACCATGTTGCA ACAAAACCATATGGCATTGTGAGTGTGAAACCGAGAATTTTCCCG GGTGACAGAATTTTGGAAACAGGAGAAGTTATTCCACCAATGCAAGAGGATGAGTACAATGGACACCATTAA